A region of Haloplanus sp. XH21 DNA encodes the following proteins:
- the aroA gene encoding 3-phosphoshikimate 1-carboxyvinyltransferase: MDVELTQSRVGGRARAPPSKSYTHRAILAAGYSDGAVVADPLVSADTRATMRAVRAFGGAVDRADDDRRLDVDGFDGRPTVPDDVIDCANSGTTMRIVTACAALADGLTVLTGDESLRSRPQGPLLDAIQQLGGRAESTRGNGQAPLVVGGGVDGGTASIPGDVSSQYITALLMAGAVTEDGISIDLETELKSAPYVDITLELLAAFGIDASETESGYRVPGGQQYERADPYPVPGDFSSMSYLLAAGAVAAADEVVVEGAQPSAQGDSAIVDVLERMGADISWDRGAGEITVRRSALSGIEVDVGDTPDLLPTIAVLGAVADGDTRIVNCEHVRYKETDRVSAMATELAKMGVSVSESQDTLTIHGGDTRLQGATVAGHDDHRIVMSLAIAGLVAKGTTTIEDADHVDVSFPAFFDVLYDLGAELERHER; this comes from the coding sequence ATGGACGTCGAACTCACGCAGTCGCGCGTCGGCGGGCGGGCGCGCGCACCGCCGTCGAAAAGCTACACGCACCGAGCCATCCTCGCGGCGGGGTACAGCGACGGCGCCGTCGTCGCGGACCCTCTCGTCAGCGCGGACACCCGGGCGACGATGCGGGCGGTCCGAGCCTTCGGCGGCGCGGTCGACCGCGCTGACGACGATCGACGCCTCGACGTCGACGGCTTCGACGGCCGGCCCACCGTCCCCGACGATGTCATCGACTGCGCCAACAGCGGCACGACGATGCGCATCGTGACGGCCTGTGCGGCGCTCGCGGACGGGTTGACCGTTCTGACGGGCGACGAATCGCTCCGCTCGCGCCCCCAGGGGCCGCTGCTCGACGCGATTCAGCAACTCGGCGGGCGCGCGGAGAGTACGCGCGGTAACGGACAGGCACCCCTCGTCGTCGGCGGCGGCGTCGACGGCGGCACGGCGTCGATACCAGGCGACGTCTCCTCGCAGTACATCACCGCGCTGTTGATGGCCGGGGCCGTGACCGAGGACGGCATCAGTATCGACCTCGAAACGGAGTTGAAGTCGGCGCCGTACGTCGACATCACGCTCGAACTGCTGGCGGCGTTCGGGATCGACGCGTCGGAAACCGAGTCGGGGTATCGCGTTCCCGGCGGCCAGCAGTACGAACGCGCCGATCCCTACCCTGTGCCCGGCGACTTCTCGTCGATGTCGTATCTGCTGGCGGCGGGCGCGGTGGCCGCAGCTGACGAAGTTGTCGTCGAGGGTGCCCAGCCGAGCGCCCAGGGCGATAGCGCCATCGTCGACGTGCTGGAGCGGATGGGCGCGGACATCTCGTGGGACCGCGGCGCGGGAGAGATTACGGTCCGACGGAGCGCGCTGTCGGGGATCGAGGTCGACGTGGGCGACACGCCGGACCTCCTGCCGACCATCGCCGTCCTCGGCGCGGTCGCCGACGGCGACACGCGCATCGTCAACTGCGAGCACGTCCGGTACAAGGAGACCGACCGTGTGAGCGCGATGGCGACGGAACTGGCAAAGATGGGGGTGTCGGTGTCCGAGAGTCAGGACACGCTGACGATCCACGGCGGCGACACCCGTCTGCAGGGGGCGACGGTCGCCGGCCACGACGACCACCGCATCGTGATGTCGCTGGCCATCGCCGGCCTGGTCGCCAAGGGGACGACGACCATCGAGGACGCCGACCACGTCGATGTCTCGTTCCCGGCGTTCTTCGACGTGCTTTATGACCTCGGAGCCGAACTGGAGCGACATGAACGGTAA
- a CDS encoding NAD(P)-dependent glycerol-1-phosphate dehydrogenase, with translation MFDKSTWIKLPRNVVVGHDVLDELGAVIDDLSVVGRPLIVTSPTPDRLVGDRVRAQLGDDPVTVTVETAGFDAVERIAETAEREDVGYLVGLGGGKPIDTAKMVADRRGLGLVSVPTAASHDGIVSGRSSIPEGDTRHSVAADPPLAVVADTEVLAAAPWELTTAGCADIVSNYTAVADWKLAHRLQNVEYSEYAGALSRMTAEMLVENAGSVKQGLEESAWVVVKALVSSGVAMSIAGSSRPASGAEHLFSHRLDRMAPDQALHGHQVGVGTILVAYLHEGEEGTWRNIREALSVIGAPTTAADLGFDDETIIEALTTAHRIRDRYTILGNGISEAAAREAARTTGVI, from the coding sequence ATGTTCGATAAGTCGACGTGGATCAAACTCCCCCGGAACGTGGTCGTCGGCCACGACGTCCTCGACGAGTTGGGCGCCGTGATCGACGACCTCTCCGTGGTCGGCCGGCCGCTGATCGTCACGAGTCCGACGCCGGACCGCCTCGTCGGCGACCGCGTACGCGCCCAACTGGGCGACGATCCCGTGACCGTCACCGTCGAAACCGCGGGCTTCGACGCCGTCGAGCGTATCGCCGAAACGGCCGAGCGCGAGGACGTGGGCTACCTGGTCGGCCTCGGCGGCGGCAAGCCAATCGACACCGCGAAGATGGTCGCCGACCGCCGCGGCCTCGGCCTCGTCTCCGTCCCCACCGCCGCCAGCCACGACGGCATCGTCAGCGGTCGGTCGTCCATCCCGGAGGGCGATACGCGCCACAGCGTCGCCGCGGATCCGCCGCTCGCCGTCGTCGCCGACACCGAAGTCCTCGCGGCCGCGCCCTGGGAACTCACCACCGCCGGCTGTGCCGACATCGTCTCCAACTACACCGCCGTGGCGGACTGGAAACTCGCCCACCGCCTGCAGAACGTCGAGTACTCGGAGTACGCGGGCGCGCTCTCGCGGATGACCGCCGAGATGCTGGTCGAGAACGCCGGCTCGGTCAAGCAGGGCCTCGAAGAATCGGCGTGGGTCGTCGTGAAGGCGCTCGTCTCCTCGGGCGTCGCCATGTCCATCGCGGGGTCCTCGCGCCCGGCCAGCGGCGCCGAACACCTCTTCTCGCATCGGCTGGACCGCATGGCGCCCGACCAGGCCCTCCACGGCCACCAGGTCGGTGTCGGCACCATCCTCGTCGCCTACCTCCACGAGGGCGAGGAGGGCACCTGGCGCAACATCCGCGAGGCGCTGTCGGTCATCGGCGCGCCCACGACCGCGGCGGACCTCGGCTTCGACGACGAGACGATCATCGAGGCGCTGACGACCGCGCACCGTATCCGCGACCGGTACACCATCCTCGGCAACGGGATCAGCGAGGCCGCGGCGCGGGAGGCAGCCCGGACGACGGGCGTGATTTAG
- a CDS encoding helix-turn-helix domain-containing protein, giving the protein MSVIVEITISSEAFELGQILRVEESTQVILETMVPLGGKPTPFVRVRNDARETFERSVREHPSVNEIQLVNTHEDETLYALDWDPSEASLLRTILDLDAALLSATGTADTWGLELRFPTHEDLSTFQDYYLEEDIEVSIKRIYNPTKPDAGPWYGLTPPQRETLTTAVEAGYYSLPRQISTQELADTFDISDQAVTERLRRGISTLVLNTLLVDEQED; this is encoded by the coding sequence ATGAGCGTCATCGTCGAAATAACTATTTCATCTGAAGCGTTCGAGTTGGGACAGATCCTTCGGGTCGAAGAGTCGACCCAGGTCATCCTCGAAACGATGGTGCCGCTGGGGGGGAAACCCACCCCGTTCGTTCGGGTTCGGAACGACGCACGAGAGACGTTCGAACGCTCCGTCCGCGAACATCCGTCGGTCAACGAGATCCAACTCGTCAACACACACGAGGACGAAACATTGTACGCACTGGATTGGGACCCGTCGGAGGCCTCACTGTTGCGAACGATCCTCGATCTCGACGCGGCGCTGTTGAGTGCAACCGGTACCGCCGACACGTGGGGGCTCGAACTCAGATTCCCGACTCACGAGGACCTCTCGACGTTTCAGGACTACTACCTCGAAGAGGACATCGAGGTGTCGATCAAGCGCATCTACAACCCCACGAAACCCGACGCCGGACCCTGGTACGGCTTGACGCCCCCGCAGCGCGAAACGCTCACGACCGCCGTCGAGGCCGGATACTATTCGTTGCCTCGACAGATATCCACCCAGGAACTCGCGGACACGTTCGATATTTCCGACCAGGCCGTCACCGAACGCCTCCGGCGCGGCATCTCCACCCTCGTACTGAACACGCTGCTGGTCGACGAACAGGAGGACTGA
- a CDS encoding PAS domain-containing sensor histidine kinase gives MTDALDSSSEQPESRDTVARRLLEGVSTHAIFMLDTDGNIVTWPAPATALYGHDVAVVRDQHVRMLFADDEGTDSDSLPEGFFEGPKTDAVEFEHWHRRADGSVFWGTLTLSPLWNDTFHGYAAISQDTTTTKEYERMLERQNDRLKEFTDILAHDLRNPLNVIDGNLIRFEETGDEAHLETIDETTDRMARLVEDLLRVARQGNVVTDPEPIDIGDIIDTAWQSMNTDSGATLQYETARPVSGDPDRLCELFENLFHNAVEHGGNDVTVRVGPLDTGFFVENDGPGIPDEHKEQVFDHGFTTRDDGHGYGLSVVRTIVNAHGWDIIAADAQTGGARFEITGIDLLG, from the coding sequence ATGACGGATGCTCTCGATTCCTCAAGCGAGCAGCCCGAATCGAGAGACACTGTCGCTCGTCGGCTCCTCGAGGGCGTCTCGACGCACGCGATCTTCATGCTCGATACCGACGGGAACATCGTCACGTGGCCCGCCCCGGCGACGGCGCTCTACGGACACGACGTGGCGGTCGTTCGTGACCAGCACGTGAGGATGTTGTTCGCCGACGACGAAGGGACTGACTCCGACTCGCTCCCGGAGGGATTTTTCGAGGGACCGAAGACCGACGCAGTTGAGTTCGAACACTGGCACCGGCGGGCGGACGGCTCAGTTTTCTGGGGGACGCTAACGCTGTCGCCGCTGTGGAACGACACGTTTCACGGCTACGCAGCAATCAGTCAGGATACGACGACCACGAAAGAGTACGAGCGAATGCTGGAACGCCAGAACGACCGGCTCAAGGAGTTCACCGACATCCTCGCGCACGACCTCAGAAACCCACTGAACGTCATTGACGGGAATTTGATCCGGTTCGAGGAAACCGGCGACGAGGCACACCTGGAGACGATCGACGAGACGACCGACAGAATGGCACGACTCGTCGAGGATCTACTCCGCGTGGCACGACAGGGAAACGTCGTCACCGACCCGGAGCCGATCGACATCGGCGACATCATCGACACGGCCTGGCAGAGCATGAACACCGACTCCGGCGCGACCCTTCAGTACGAGACCGCCCGGCCAGTAAGCGGCGATCCCGACAGACTCTGTGAGTTGTTCGAGAACCTCTTCCACAACGCCGTAGAGCACGGTGGGAACGACGTAACGGTTCGCGTCGGCCCGCTCGACACCGGCTTTTTCGTCGAAAACGACGGGCCAGGCATCCCCGACGAACACAAAGAGCAGGTCTTCGATCACGGGTTCACTACGCGAGACGACGGTCACGGGTACGGTCTCTCTGTCGTCCGGACGATCGTCAACGCGCACGGGTGGGACATCATCGCTGCCGACGCGCAAACCGGTGGTGCGCGGTTCGAAATCACCGGTATCGACCTGCTCGGCTGA